A window of the Enterobacteriaceae bacterium 4M9 genome harbors these coding sequences:
- the copD gene encoding copper homeostasis membrane protein CopD: protein MLADIHIALRFSHFLALMLLAGAAVCSAWLVSGAFRTVMAHRLMRLWLPAALINLISTLLILVVQGGLMGQGWPDVFRPAVWGMVLDTRFGAVWLWQIVLAVVIVIVVGLRPYRLQPLLVCLAAFQLIVLADTGHTTMRDGLPGLVHRLNHGVHLLSVAWWVGGLPPLLVCMRMAQKPRWRETAITAMMRYSRYGHLAVAGAIFTGVINSLFILGWRWPWHSGYVQLLMVKVALVVLMVMIAVANRYLLVPRFTRSSSGAQRAFVVMTQIEMVLAVLVILCVSIFATREPF from the coding sequence ATGCTGGCTGATATCCACATTGCGTTACGCTTTAGCCACTTTCTGGCGCTGATGCTGCTGGCAGGAGCCGCAGTGTGTAGCGCCTGGCTGGTGTCCGGAGCGTTCCGTACGGTGATGGCGCACCGCCTGATGCGCCTTTGGCTGCCTGCAGCGCTTATCAATCTCATCAGTACGCTGCTGATTCTGGTTGTGCAGGGCGGCTTGATGGGGCAGGGCTGGCCGGATGTTTTCAGACCCGCCGTCTGGGGGATGGTGCTGGATACGCGCTTTGGTGCCGTCTGGCTGTGGCAGATAGTGCTGGCCGTGGTCATCGTGATAGTTGTAGGTCTGCGCCCCTACCGGCTTCAGCCTCTGCTGGTTTGCCTTGCGGCCTTCCAGCTGATTGTTCTGGCTGATACCGGGCATACAACAATGCGTGATGGGCTGCCAGGTCTGGTACATCGGCTTAATCACGGCGTGCATTTGCTGTCTGTTGCGTGGTGGGTTGGCGGTCTGCCGCCCTTGCTGGTGTGCATGCGTATGGCACAAAAGCCACGCTGGCGTGAGACTGCCATCACGGCGATGATGCGTTACTCGCGCTATGGACATCTGGCGGTTGCGGGGGCCATTTTCACCGGCGTTATCAACAGCCTGTTCATTCTCGGCTGGCGCTGGCCGTGGCACAGCGGCTATGTACAGTTACTGATGGTAAAGGTCGCGCTGGTTGTGTTGATGGTGATGATTGCCGTAGCGAACCGTTATCTGTTAGTACCGCGCTTTACGCGCAGCAGCTCTGGTGCACAACGCGCGTTTGTTGTGATGACGCAAATCGAGATGGTTCTGGCGGTGCTGGTGATACTTTGCGTCAGTATTTTTGCCACCCGTGAACCTTTTTAA